A DNA window from Anaerocolumna sp. AGMB13020 contains the following coding sequences:
- a CDS encoding AAA family ATPase, which produces MATADQIKSLVKAYVDKNDDKFKTVVLQIAAHEAKIGHDTLARELKMQMDKIGVKKASVVQLTPTNPMLNMSFPGNDISELIVSDEINEKIHRILNEYRNRNKLYSYGLVNRRKILIEGNPGTGKTLTASVIASDLSMPLYTVQLDKIMTKFMGETSVKLRQLFDSIEANVGVYLFDEFDAIGADRSFDNEVGEMRRILNSFLQFIEQDSSESIIIAATNNQKLLDQALFRRFDDVLHYSLPTEAEIKRLFEYKLISFDKKFRINQKLLNAANGLCHAEIVRVCDDAIKKSILEDEVISQQGLINLLNERHAIYSCKEA; this is translated from the coding sequence ATGGCAACAGCTGATCAAATTAAAAGTTTAGTAAAAGCTTATGTTGACAAAAATGATGATAAATTTAAGACAGTTGTATTGCAAATTGCAGCCCACGAAGCAAAAATAGGTCATGATACCCTTGCGCGTGAATTAAAAATGCAAATGGATAAAATAGGAGTAAAAAAAGCGAGTGTTGTTCAATTAACACCGACCAATCCTATGCTTAATATGTCATTTCCAGGAAACGATATATCTGAATTAATTGTTTCAGACGAGATAAATGAAAAAATTCATAGAATTTTAAATGAGTATCGAAATAGAAATAAACTATATTCATACGGGTTGGTAAACAGGAGGAAGATTTTAATTGAAGGTAATCCAGGTACTGGTAAAACATTAACTGCTTCAGTCATTGCTTCAGATTTATCAATGCCATTATACACAGTACAATTGGATAAAATTATGACGAAGTTTATGGGTGAAACAAGTGTAAAACTTCGACAATTATTTGATAGCATTGAGGCTAATGTTGGTGTATATCTTTTTGATGAATTTGATGCAATCGGCGCTGATAGAAGCTTTGATAATGAAGTTGGAGAAATGAGGAGAATCCTGAATTCATTTTTGCAATTTATAGAACAAGACTCCTCAGAAAGTATTATTATAGCAGCGACAAATAATCAAAAGCTTTTAGACCAGGCATTATTCAGAAGATTTGATGATGTTTTACATTATTCTTTACCAACTGAAGCTGAAATAAAACGATTATTTGAATATAAATTAATATCTTTTGATAAGAAGTTTAGAATAAATCAGAAATTGCTTAATGCTGCAAATGGTTTATGTCATGCAGAAATTGTCAGAGTGTGTGATGATGCAATTAAAAAATCTATTTTAGAAGATGAGGTTATTAGTCAACAAGGTTTGATTAACCTATTGAATGAAAGACATGCGATATATTCTTGTAAGGAGGCATAA
- a CDS encoding toll/interleukin-1 receptor domain-containing protein produces the protein MDMQRLKELIEQIDDIQKLFHPMGGNYSFAKEIHDNPEYQEWVQEIILLLQEIYDRLHDQFIWSSLNILNQNMNGLNDEDIFNEIRGKLKVIGKHLEKYYPRNICIAEERDIMESNRKSPMVFISHSSKDREAASNIVQLIKNMGLNKDQIFCSSIPGYDIKLNGDIIETLRELFLKNDLYVLFVHSDDYYQSPISLNEMGAAWALKTNYCSILLPNFPFSAMKGVVNANTISIKMDNSRSEVKDKLNQLYDGLSEVFNITRENGILWENLRDEFIDKINALQSIVNLNS, from the coding sequence ATGGATATGCAAAGATTAAAAGAACTTATTGAACAAATCGATGACATTCAAAAGTTATTTCATCCTATGGGAGGTAATTATAGTTTCGCAAAGGAAATTCATGATAATCCTGAATATCAAGAGTGGGTACAGGAGATTATACTGTTACTTCAGGAAATTTATGATAGATTACATGATCAGTTTATATGGTCATCATTAAATATACTCAATCAGAATATGAATGGTTTGAATGATGAGGACATATTTAATGAAATTAGAGGAAAGCTTAAAGTTATAGGGAAGCATCTTGAAAAATACTATCCGAGAAACATTTGTATTGCAGAGGAAAGAGATATTATGGAATCTAACAGAAAGTCCCCAATGGTATTCATAAGTCATTCTTCTAAAGACAGGGAAGCGGCTAGCAATATTGTCCAACTAATAAAAAATATGGGCTTGAATAAAGATCAAATATTTTGTAGTTCTATACCTGGATATGATATAAAACTTAATGGGGATATAATAGAGACATTGAGAGAACTCTTTTTGAAAAATGATTTGTACGTGTTGTTTGTGCATTCGGATGATTATTATCAAAGTCCTATAAGTTTAAATGAAATGGGTGCAGCTTGGGCTTTGAAAACTAATTATTGTTCAATTTTGCTACCAAACTTTCCATTTTCTGCAATGAAGGGAGTTGTTAATGCTAATACAATTTCAATAAAGATGGACAATAGTAGAAGCGAAGTAAAAGATAAACTTAATCAATTATATGATGGTTTGTCAGAGGTTTTTAATATTACACGAGAAAATGGAATTTTATGGGAAAATTTACGTGATGAATTTATTGATAAGATTAATGCACTACAATCAATAGTAAACTTAAATTCTTAA